One window from the genome of Cryptomeria japonica chromosome 6, Sugi_1.0, whole genome shotgun sequence encodes:
- the LOC131031422 gene encoding photosystem I P700 chlorophyll a apoprotein A2-like produces MTGAFAHGAIFLIRDYNPEQNKDNVLARMLEHKEAIISHLSWVSLFLGFHTLGLYVHNDVMLAFGTPEKQILIEPIFAQWIQSAHGKTLYGFDVLLSSANDPTFNAGKSLWLPGWLSAINDNKNSLFLTIGPGDFLVHHAIALGLHTTTLILVKGALDARGSKLMPDKKDFGYSFPCDGPGRGGTCDISAWDAFYLAVFWMLNTIGWVTFYWHWKHITLWQGNVAQFNESSTYLMGWLRDYLWLNSSQLINGYNPFGMNSLSVWAWMFLFGHLVWATGFMFLISWRGYWQELIETLAWAHERTPLANLVRWRDKPVALSIVQARLVGLAHFSVGYIFTYAAFLIASTLGKFG; encoded by the coding sequence ATGACAGGGGCATTTGCTCATGGAGCTATATTTCTCATTAGAGATTATAATCCAGAACAGAATAAGGATAATGTATTGGCGAGAATGTTGGAGCATAAGGAAGCCATAATCTCTCATTTGAGTTGGGTTAGTTTATTCCTAGGTTTTCATACCTTGGGACTTTATGTTCATAACGATGTTATGCTCGCTTTTGGTACTCCAGAAAAGCAAATCTTGATTGAACCCATATTTGCTCAATGGATACAATCTGCTCATGGTAAGACCTTATATGGTTTTGATGTACTCTTATCTTCAGCAAATGATCCAACATTCAATGCTGGCAAAAGCCTATGGTTACCCGGTTGGTTGAGTGCTATTAACGATAATAAAAATTCACTGTTCTTAACAATTGGTCCCGGAGACTTTTTGGTTCATCATGCTATTGCTCTAGGTTTGCATACAACTACATTGATTTTAGTAAAAGGTGCTTTAGATGCGCGCGGTTCTAAGCTAATGCCTGATAAGAAAGATTTTGGTTATAGTTTTCCTTGCGATGGTCCGGGACGGGGCGGTACTTGCGATATTTCGGCCTGGGATGCTTTTTATTTAGCAGTTTTCTGGATGTTGAATACCATTGGATGGGTTACTTTCTATTGGCATTGGAAGCATATTACCTTATGGCAGGGAAATGTAGCTCAATTTAATGAGTCTTCCACTTATTTAATGGGATGGTTAAGAGATTATCTTTGGTTAAATTCTTCACAACTAATTAATGGATACAATCCTTTTGGTATGAACAGTTTATCTGTATGGGCGTGGATGTTCTTATTTGGGCATCTTGTTTGGGCTACTGGATTTATGTTTCTTATTTCTTGGCGTGGATATTGGCAAGAACTGATTGAAACTCTTGCATGGGCTCATGAACGCACACCTTTGGCTAATTTAGTTCGATGGAGGGATAAGCCGGTAGCTCTTTCCATTGTTCAAGCGCGATTAGTTGGATTAGCTCACTTTTCTGTAGGCTATATATTCACCTATGCAGCTTTTTTAATCGCCTCTACATTAGGCAAATTCGGTTAA